A genomic window from Martelella lutilitoris includes:
- the rpsA gene encoding 30S ribosomal protein S1: MTAQTPTRDDFAAMLEESFGANNDLAEGYVAKGLVTSIEKDMAIIDVGLKVEGRVPLKEFGARGKDGELKVGDEVEVYVERIENALGEAVLSREKARREEAWVKLEAKFEAGERVEGMIFNQVKGGFTVDLDGAIAFLPRSQVDIRPIRDVSPLMHTPQPFEILKMDKRRGNIVVSRRTVLEESRAEQRSEIVQNLEEGQVVEGVVKNITDYGAFVDLGGIDGLLHVTDMAWRRVNHPTELLSIGQNVKVQIIRINQETHRISLGMKQLEADPWDGIQAKYPEGKKISGTVTNITDYGAFVELEPGIEGLIHISEMSWTKKNVHPGKILSTTQDVDVVVLEVDPAKRRISLGLKQTLENPWEAFSFSHPSGTVVEGEIKNKTEFGLFIGLEGDVDGMVHLSDLDWNRPGEQVIEEYNKGDVVKAVVLDVDIDKERISLGIKQLGKDSLTEAAASGDLRKGAVVSCEVTAVNDGGVEVKLVNHDDISAFIRRSDLARDRDEQRPERFSVGQVFDARVTNFSKRDRKVMLSIKALEIAEEKEAVAQFGSSDSGASLGDILGAALKNRDDQ; the protein is encoded by the coding sequence ATGACTGCACAAACCCCCACGCGCGACGATTTCGCCGCAATGCTCGAGGAATCCTTCGGCGCGAACAATGATCTTGCCGAAGGCTATGTTGCCAAGGGCCTGGTCACGTCCATCGAAAAGGACATGGCCATCATCGACGTCGGCCTGAAGGTCGAAGGTCGCGTACCACTGAAGGAATTCGGCGCGCGCGGCAAGGATGGCGAGCTGAAGGTCGGCGACGAAGTCGAAGTCTATGTCGAGCGCATCGAGAACGCGCTGGGCGAGGCTGTCCTGTCGCGTGAGAAGGCCCGCCGCGAGGAAGCATGGGTCAAGCTCGAGGCCAAGTTCGAGGCCGGCGAGCGCGTCGAAGGCATGATCTTCAACCAGGTCAAGGGCGGCTTCACGGTCGATCTCGACGGTGCGATCGCCTTCCTGCCGCGTTCCCAGGTGGACATTCGTCCGATCCGCGACGTATCCCCGCTGATGCACACGCCGCAGCCGTTCGAAATCCTGAAGATGGACAAGCGCCGCGGCAACATCGTCGTTTCGCGCCGGACCGTTCTTGAGGAAAGCCGTGCGGAACAGCGTTCGGAAATCGTCCAGAACCTCGAAGAAGGCCAGGTTGTCGAGGGTGTCGTCAAGAACATCACCGATTACGGCGCCTTCGTTGATCTCGGCGGTATCGATGGTCTGCTGCACGTCACCGACATGGCATGGCGTCGCGTCAACCATCCGACCGAGCTTCTGTCCATCGGCCAGAACGTCAAGGTTCAGATCATCCGCATCAACCAGGAAACGCACCGCATTTCCCTGGGCATGAAGCAGCTTGAAGCGGACCCGTGGGATGGCATCCAGGCCAAGTATCCGGAAGGCAAGAAGATTTCCGGCACGGTCACGAACATCACCGATTACGGCGCGTTCGTCGAGCTGGAGCCGGGCATCGAAGGCCTGATCCACATCTCGGAAATGTCCTGGACCAAGAAGAACGTCCACCCCGGCAAGATCCTGTCGACCACGCAGGACGTCGATGTCGTCGTGCTCGAAGTCGATCCGGCCAAGCGCCGCATTTCGCTCGGCCTCAAGCAGACGCTCGAAAACCCGTGGGAAGCCTTCTCCTTCTCGCATCCGTCCGGCACGGTTGTCGAAGGCGAGATCAAGAACAAGACCGAATTTGGCCTGTTCATCGGTCTCGAAGGCGATGTCGACGGCATGGTGCACCTCTCCGACCTCGACTGGAACCGTCCGGGCGAGCAGGTCATCGAGGAGTACAACAAGGGTGACGTCGTCAAGGCTGTCGTTCTCGATGTCGATATCGACAAGGAACGCATCTCGCTCGGCATCAAGCAGCTCGGCAAGGATTCGCTGACGGAAGCCGCCGCTTCCGGCGATCTGCGCAAGGGTGCTGTCGTGTCCTGCGAAGTCACTGCCGTCAACGACGGCGGTGTCGAGGTCAAGCTCGTCAACCACGACGACATCTCGGCCTTCATCCGTCGTTCGGACCTCGCCCGCGACCGCGACGAGCAGCGCCCCGAGCGTTTCTCCGTCGGCCAGGTCTTCGACGCCCGCGTCACCAACTTCTCCAAGCGCGACCGCAAGGTCATGCTCTCCATCAAGGCGCTTGAAATCGCCGAGGAGAAGGAAGCCGTGGCACAGTTCGGTTCGTCCGACAGTGGCGCTTCGCTCGGCGACATCCTGGGCGCGGCTCTGAAGAACCGCGACGACCAGTAA
- the ptsP gene encoding phosphoenolpyruvate--protein phosphotransferase: MNHQAPSPRILLKRLRELMAEPLEPQDRLDRIVGQIADNMVAAVCSVYVLRADSVLELYATQGLKRDAVHLASLRMGQGLVGTIAASARPLNLSDAQSHPAFRYLPETGEEIYHSFLGVPILRAGRTLGVLVVQNTDEHAYSEEEVEALQTAAMLLAELIASGDLKKITRPGMELDLTRSVSLSGDAYGEGIALGHAVLHEPRIMINNLVNEDSDAEIARLRAAIEKLRFSIDELLQRNDVPSEGEHREVLETYRMFAHDRGWVRRLEEAIMLGLTAEGAVEKVQSDTKARMIRLTDPFMRDRMHDLDDLANRLLRQLTGHAVDTDGENFPEDAVVVARVMGPAELLDYPREKLRGLVLEEGAATSHVIIVARAMGIPVIGQATGVAAQVENGDAIIVDGDDGEVHVRPLDAVVTAYEEKLRLRARRQEQFRALRSVDPVSADGVRFKLMMNAGLLVDLPQLDDSGAEGIGLFRTELQFMIASRMPKAAEQESFYRQVLDHAGNRPVTFRTLDIGSDKMVSYFRAQEEENPAMGWRAIRLALDRPYLLRMQLRALMKASAGETLRVMVPMVSEVGEIREARALMAKEVQHMARFGHQVPRKIELGAMLEVPALIYEMDELMAEVDFVSVGSNDLYQFFMAIDRGNARVSDRYDTISKPFLRMLRDVVRAGERNNVPVTLCGEYASKPISALALFAIGYRSVSMSATAIGPVKAMLLGLDISAVSDVVNAALDDPANLTPVRALLERFAGEHNIPL, encoded by the coding sequence ATGAACCACCAAGCACCGAGCCCGCGTATCCTGCTGAAGCGGCTCAGGGAACTGATGGCCGAGCCGCTGGAGCCGCAGGACCGCCTTGACCGCATCGTCGGCCAGATTGCCGACAACATGGTCGCGGCCGTGTGTTCGGTCTATGTGCTCAGAGCCGACAGCGTGCTTGAGCTTTATGCGACGCAAGGCCTGAAGCGCGATGCGGTTCACCTGGCGAGCCTGCGCATGGGCCAGGGTCTTGTCGGCACGATCGCGGCTTCCGCGCGGCCGCTGAACCTTTCCGACGCCCAGTCCCACCCCGCCTTCCGTTATCTGCCGGAAACGGGCGAGGAGATCTATCACTCCTTCCTCGGCGTGCCGATCCTGCGCGCCGGCCGCACGCTCGGCGTTCTCGTGGTGCAGAACACCGACGAGCATGCCTATAGCGAGGAGGAGGTCGAGGCGCTGCAGACGGCGGCGATGCTGCTTGCCGAACTGATCGCCTCCGGTGATCTGAAGAAGATCACCCGGCCGGGCATGGAGCTCGACCTGACCCGCTCGGTGTCGCTCTCGGGCGATGCCTATGGCGAGGGCATCGCGCTCGGCCATGCCGTGCTGCACGAACCGCGAATCATGATCAACAACCTCGTCAACGAGGACAGCGACGCCGAGATTGCGCGGCTGCGCGCGGCGATCGAGAAGCTGCGTTTTTCGATCGACGAGCTTCTTCAGCGCAATGACGTGCCTTCGGAGGGCGAGCACCGCGAGGTGCTGGAAACCTACCGCATGTTCGCCCATGACCGCGGTTGGGTCCGGCGGCTTGAAGAAGCGATCATGCTGGGGCTGACGGCCGAGGGCGCCGTGGAAAAGGTGCAGAGCGACACCAAGGCCCGGATGATCCGCCTCACCGACCCCTTCATGCGCGACCGCATGCATGATCTCGATGACCTTGCCAACCGGCTGCTGCGTCAGCTGACCGGCCATGCGGTCGATACGGACGGGGAGAATTTTCCCGAGGACGCCGTGGTCGTCGCCCGCGTCATGGGCCCGGCCGAGCTTCTCGATTACCCGCGCGAGAAACTGCGCGGCCTGGTGCTCGAGGAGGGAGCGGCGACCAGCCACGTCATCATCGTCGCGCGCGCCATGGGTATTCCGGTCATCGGCCAGGCGACCGGCGTTGCCGCCCAGGTGGAGAACGGCGATGCGATCATTGTCGACGGAGATGATGGCGAGGTGCATGTGCGCCCGCTCGATGCGGTCGTCACCGCCTATGAGGAAAAGCTGAGGCTCAGGGCGCGCCGCCAGGAGCAGTTCCGGGCGCTCCGGTCCGTCGATCCGGTCTCCGCCGACGGCGTGCGCTTCAAGCTGATGATGAATGCCGGGCTTCTGGTCGACCTGCCGCAGCTTGACGATTCGGGTGCGGAAGGAATCGGCCTGTTCCGCACTGAACTGCAGTTCATGATCGCCTCGCGCATGCCGAAGGCGGCCGAGCAGGAGAGCTTCTATCGCCAGGTGCTCGACCATGCGGGCAATCGTCCCGTCACTTTCCGCACCCTCGACATCGGCTCCGACAAGATGGTCTCCTATTTCCGCGCGCAGGAAGAGGAAAACCCGGCCATGGGCTGGCGCGCGATCCGTCTGGCGCTCGACCGGCCCTATCTCCTGCGCATGCAGTTGCGCGCGCTGATGAAGGCCTCGGCCGGTGAGACGCTCAGGGTCATGGTGCCGATGGTTTCCGAGGTCGGCGAGATCCGCGAGGCCCGTGCGCTGATGGCCAAGGAGGTGCAGCACATGGCCCGCTTCGGCCATCAGGTGCCGCGAAAGATCGAACTTGGCGCGATGCTGGAAGTGCCGGCGCTGATCTACGAGATGGACGAGTTGATGGCCGAGGTCGATTTCGTCTCGGTCGGCTCCAACGATCTTTACCAGTTCTTCATGGCGATCGATCGCGGAAATGCCCGCGTTTCCGACCGTTATGACACGATCAGCAAGCCCTTTCTCAGGATGTTGCGCGATGTCGTTCGGGCGGGCGAGCGCAACAATGTCCCGGTGACGCTGTGCGGCGAATATGCCAGCAAGCCCATTTCGGCGCTGGCCCTTTTTGCCATCGGCTATCGCTCGGTATCGATGTCCGCGACAGCGATCGGTCCGGTGAAGGCGATGCTGCTCGGGCTTGATATCTCGGCCGTCAGCGATGTCGTGAACGCGGCGCTCGACGATCCGGCGAACCTGACGCCGGTGCGCGCCCTTCTGGAGCGCTTTGCCGGCGAGCACAATATTCCGCTTTAG
- the purE gene encoding 5-(carboxyamino)imidazole ribonucleotide mutase, with translation MNPKVAIVMGSQSDWETMKNAADTLDILDVDYDARIVSAHRTPDRLYDFARGARAEGFQIIIAGAGGAAHLPGMLAALTPLPVFGVPVQSRALSGQDSLLSIVQMPAGIPVGTLAIGKAGAVNAALLAAAVLALTDPELAGRLDDYRARQAAHVAEYPIDKDE, from the coding sequence ATGAACCCAAAAGTCGCCATCGTCATGGGCTCCCAGTCCGACTGGGAAACGATGAAGAATGCCGCCGACACGCTCGACATTCTCGATGTCGACTACGATGCCCGTATCGTCTCCGCGCACCGCACGCCGGACCGGCTTTACGATTTCGCGCGCGGCGCGCGCGCAGAAGGCTTCCAGATCATCATTGCCGGCGCGGGCGGGGCGGCGCATCTGCCGGGCATGCTGGCCGCGCTGACGCCGCTGCCGGTCTTCGGCGTTCCGGTTCAGTCGCGCGCGCTTTCCGGCCAGGACAGCCTGCTTTCGATCGTGCAGATGCCGGCGGGCATTCCTGTCGGAACCCTGGCGATCGGCAAGGCGGGCGCGGTCAACGCGGCGCTTCTGGCCGCCGCCGTGCTGGCGCTGACGGATCCGGAGCTTGCGGGAAGGCTCGATGACTATCGCGCCCGCCAGGCGGCCCATGTCGCAGAATATCCCATCGACAAGGACGAATAG
- a CDS encoding DUF4167 domain-containing protein → MRSGQQNKRSRGRGGNNNFNRKGANPLTRTYDSTGPDVKVRGTAQHVAEKYMSLARDAQGAGDRVMAENYLQHAEHYNRIIAAAQSQLQERHQRDDRSDEDNDDVAAKKGNNGNNQSSSDERGERKEQQRKQEPQVDADGPQPVIDGTPAEVAAEEAEGQPAAKSRRRSPAASRPRRTKRAAAENSGEEESAASAGENGAEAEAPKKPARRRRTPKAEAEGDEGKDASSKPAKKDKAPALADSASE, encoded by the coding sequence ATGAGGTCAGGACAGCAGAATAAGCGCAGCCGGGGGCGCGGCGGCAATAATAACTTCAACCGTAAGGGCGCCAACCCGCTGACCCGCACTTATGACAGTACCGGTCCTGATGTGAAGGTGCGGGGCACCGCGCAGCATGTCGCGGAAAAATACATGTCGCTTGCGCGCGATGCGCAAGGGGCGGGCGACCGGGTGATGGCGGAGAACTATCTCCAGCACGCCGAGCACTATAACCGCATCATTGCCGCAGCCCAGTCGCAGCTTCAGGAGCGCCATCAGCGCGACGACCGCTCCGACGAGGACAATGACGATGTTGCGGCCAAAAAGGGCAATAACGGCAATAACCAGTCGTCGTCCGACGAGCGCGGCGAGCGCAAGGAACAGCAGCGCAAGCAGGAACCCCAGGTGGATGCCGACGGCCCGCAGCCGGTGATCGACGGAACGCCCGCCGAGGTTGCGGCCGAAGAGGCCGAGGGCCAGCCGGCGGCGAAATCCCGCCGTCGTTCGCCAGCCGCCAGCCGTCCGCGCCGCACCAAGCGCGCCGCTGCCGAGAATTCTGGCGAGGAGGAAAGCGCCGCTTCCGCCGGCGAGAATGGCGCAGAAGCCGAGGCTCCGAAAAAGCCGGCGCGCCGCCGCCGCACACCGAAGGCCGAGGCCGAAGGCGACGAGGGCAAGGACGCGTCGTCCAAGCCTGCCAAGAAGGACAAGGCCCCCGCGCTTGCCGACAGCGCCTCGGAATAG
- the cmk gene encoding (d)CMP kinase, with protein MGFVIAIDGPAAAGKGTLARKLAAHYGLPHLDTGLTYRATAKALIDAGKPLDDEAVAAEMAARVDLGNLDRAVLSAHDIGEAASKVAAMPAVRVALVEAQRRFAAAGKGAVLDGRDIGTVVCPEAPVKLYVTADAEIRARRRCDEIVAKGESADFDAILDDVRRRDARDMGRKDSPLRPADDAHLLDTSKMGIEAAFQAARALVDQRLDP; from the coding sequence ATGGGCTTTGTCATCGCAATCGACGGACCGGCGGCGGCCGGCAAGGGAACGCTGGCGAGAAAGCTTGCCGCGCATTACGGCCTGCCGCACCTTGATACCGGGCTGACCTACCGTGCAACCGCGAAGGCGCTTATCGATGCGGGAAAACCGCTGGATGATGAAGCGGTCGCCGCCGAGATGGCGGCCCGCGTCGATCTCGGCAATCTCGACCGCGCGGTGCTTTCGGCCCATGACATCGGCGAGGCTGCCTCGAAGGTGGCCGCCATGCCCGCCGTGCGCGTGGCGCTGGTGGAGGCCCAGCGACGGTTCGCCGCGGCCGGCAAGGGCGCGGTGCTCGACGGCCGCGATATCGGCACTGTGGTCTGCCCGGAGGCGCCGGTGAAGCTCTATGTGACGGCCGATGCCGAGATCCGCGCCAGGCGCCGCTGTGACGAAATCGTCGCCAAGGGGGAGTCGGCCGATTTCGATGCGATCCTCGACGATGTCCGCCGCCGCGACGCGCGGGACATGGGGCGAAAGGACAGTCCCTTGCGCCCCGCGGACGATGCGCACTTGCTTGATACGTCCAAAATGGGTATAGAGGCCGCGTTTCAGGCCGCGCGGGCTCTCGTGGACCAGCGGCTTGACCCGTAA
- a CDS encoding ABC transporter ATP-binding protein yields MLLGVDNLTVRIGGRAIIDNVTLSVGHGELVGLIGPNGAGKTTLLKACLGLARASGDVHLADRPLAAMTPLERARAVAYLPQDHEIAWAVAVRHIVGLGRQPWREASAFGDYAGGHVIARAMECMGVDALADRRADTLSGGERARVLIARALAQAAPLLVADEPVAGLDPAHQIALMEVFGSLLHDGRSVVCSLHDLGLAARWCTRLVMLSEGRIVADGPPSAVLTPENLRRVYGVEAFFGHAGGGPVVMPTGLSKK; encoded by the coding sequence ATGCTGCTCGGCGTCGATAATCTCACTGTCCGCATCGGCGGGCGCGCCATCATCGACAATGTCACCCTTTCGGTCGGTCATGGCGAGCTCGTGGGCCTGATCGGGCCGAACGGCGCCGGCAAGACGACGCTTCTGAAGGCCTGTCTCGGCCTTGCCCGCGCCTCCGGCGACGTGCACCTGGCGGACAGGCCGCTTGCGGCCATGACGCCGCTCGAGCGCGCCCGCGCCGTCGCCTACCTGCCGCAGGATCATGAAATCGCCTGGGCGGTGGCGGTGCGGCATATCGTCGGCCTCGGCCGCCAGCCCTGGCGCGAAGCGTCGGCCTTCGGGGATTATGCCGGCGGCCATGTCATCGCCCGCGCCATGGAATGCATGGGCGTCGACGCGCTTGCGGACCGGCGCGCCGACACGCTTTCCGGCGGGGAGCGCGCACGGGTGCTGATTGCCCGGGCTCTGGCCCAGGCAGCGCCGTTGCTCGTTGCTGACGAGCCGGTGGCGGGGCTCGATCCGGCCCACCAGATTGCTCTGATGGAGGTGTTCGGCTCGCTCCTTCACGACGGACGGTCGGTTGTCTGCTCGCTGCATGACCTGGGCCTGGCCGCGCGCTGGTGCACGCGGCTGGTGATGCTGTCGGAGGGACGCATCGTCGCCGACGGGCCGCCCTCTGCTGTGCTGACGCCTGAAAACCTTCGGCGCGTTTACGGCGTCGAGGCGTTTTTCGGCCACGCCGGCGGCGGGCCGGTGGTCATGCCCACAGGCCTTTCGAAAAAATAG
- a CDS encoding DUF6665 family protein yields the protein MEKKTPILPGTNSKPLDPRMDALQYEIMQETAQALGRIGRRLEEALAALKRHDETPGSNQDRDELVQEAADRAFALFIQRDYLGLRTDHHLTSTYDIPREVMLRVGVMKKAEKT from the coding sequence ATGGAAAAGAAGACGCCCATACTGCCCGGGACGAACAGCAAGCCGCTCGATCCCAGGATGGATGCCCTGCAATACGAGATCATGCAGGAGACCGCGCAGGCGCTGGGGCGGATCGGGCGCAGGCTGGAAGAGGCGCTCGCCGCCCTGAAGCGGCATGACGAGACGCCGGGCTCCAACCAGGATCGAGATGAACTGGTGCAGGAGGCGGCCGATCGCGCCTTCGCGCTCTTCATCCAGCGTGACTATCTCGGGCTCAGGACCGACCATCACCTGACATCGACCTATGATATTCCCCGCGAGGTGATGCTGCGCGTCGGCGTCATGAAAAAGGCGGAAAAGACCTGA
- a CDS encoding YdcH family protein: MTVQTHLAALEEKHSALEKELQSVMSSPSSHDEEINELKRKKLQLKDEIERLQHSAN, encoded by the coding sequence ATGACAGTTCAGACCCACCTTGCCGCCCTGGAGGAAAAACACTCCGCGCTCGAAAAAGAGCTGCAGAGCGTGATGTCCTCGCCGTCAAGCCATGATGAGGAAATCAACGAACTCAAACGCAAGAAGCTTCAGCTCAAGGACGAGATCGAGCGCCTTCAGCACTCGGCGAACTGA
- the prfA gene encoding peptide chain release factor 1, which yields MAMLPQEKMRELERRFAEVEARMSSGPDAETYVRLASEYAELEPVVAKIRAYQSAERELADLESLLSDRATDREMRELAEMEVPELEERIEALTGEIQLLLLPRDAADEKSAVLEIRAGTGGSEAALFAGDLFRMYERYASDKGWKVEVLSASEGDAGGYKEIIASVSGRGVFSRLKFESGVHRVQRVPETEAGGRIHTSAATVAVLPEAEDIDIEVRQEDIRIDTMRSSGAGGQHVNTTDSAVRITHIPTGIVVTSSEKSQHQNRAKAMQVLRAKLFDMERQRADSERSADRKAQVGSGDRSERIRTYNFPQGRVTDHRINLTLYKLDAVIAGDLDEIVDALVADYQAGQLALLGAKAN from the coding sequence GTGGCGATGCTACCACAGGAAAAGATGCGGGAACTGGAACGGCGTTTTGCCGAGGTCGAGGCGCGCATGTCGTCCGGCCCCGACGCCGAGACCTATGTGAGGCTCGCCTCCGAATATGCCGAGCTCGAGCCGGTGGTGGCCAAGATCCGCGCCTATCAGTCCGCCGAACGCGAGCTTGCCGACCTCGAAAGCCTGCTTTCCGACCGCGCGACCGACCGGGAGATGCGCGAACTCGCCGAAATGGAAGTGCCTGAGCTTGAGGAACGCATCGAGGCGCTGACCGGGGAAATCCAGCTTCTGCTGCTGCCGCGCGATGCGGCCGACGAGAAAAGTGCGGTGCTGGAGATCCGCGCCGGAACCGGCGGTTCCGAGGCGGCGCTCTTTGCCGGCGACCTCTTCCGCATGTATGAGCGCTACGCCTCCGACAAGGGCTGGAAGGTCGAGGTGCTTTCCGCAAGCGAGGGCGATGCCGGCGGCTACAAGGAAATCATCGCTTCGGTTTCGGGGCGCGGCGTTTTCTCGCGGCTGAAATTCGAATCCGGCGTGCACCGCGTGCAGCGCGTGCCGGAAACCGAAGCTGGCGGTCGCATTCATACTTCAGCGGCAACGGTCGCCGTTCTTCCCGAGGCGGAGGACATCGACATCGAGGTTCGCCAGGAAGATATCCGCATCGACACGATGCGCTCTTCGGGCGCCGGCGGCCAGCACGTCAACACCACCGATTCGGCCGTGCGCATTACCCATATCCCGACCGGCATCGTCGTCACCTCATCGGAAAAATCCCAGCATCAGAACCGGGCGAAGGCCATGCAGGTGCTGCGCGCCAAGCTGTTCGACATGGAGCGCCAGCGCGCCGATAGCGAGCGGTCTGCCGACCGCAAGGCCCAGGTCGGCTCCGGCGACCGGTCGGAACGTATCCGCACCTATAATTTTCCCCAAGGGCGCGTCACCGACCACCGTATCAACCTGACGCTCTACAAGCTCGATGCCGTGATCGCCGGCGATCTCGACGAGATCGTCGATGCGCTCGTCGCCGATTACCAGGCCGGCCAGCTCGCGCTTCTCGGCGCGAAGGCCAATTGA
- a CDS encoding aspartate kinase produces the protein MARIVMKFGGTSVANIERIRNVARHVKREVDAGHEVAVVVSAMAGKTNELVEWTREASPMHDAREYDVVVSSGEQVTSGLLAIVLQSMGVNARSWQGWQVPIRTDSTHGAARIADIDGSDIVKRMGEGQVAVCAGFQGIGPDNRIATLGRGGSDTSAVAIAAAVKADRCDIYTDVDGVYTTDPRVEPKAKRMKKVAFEEMLEMASLGAKVLQVRSVELAMVHKVRTFVRSSFEAPDAPGMGDFDNPPGTLICDEDEILEQEVVTGIAYAKDEAQISLRRVEDRPGVAAAIFGPLAEAHVNVDMIVQNISEEGTHTDMTFTVPASDVEKAKAALAAKQSEIGYDVIQSETELAKISVIGIGMRSHSGVAASAFKALSQKGINIKAITTSEIKISILIDGAYAELAVRTLHSCYGLDK, from the coding sequence ATGGCCCGCATTGTCATGAAGTTCGGCGGCACTTCCGTCGCCAATATCGAGCGTATCCGCAATGTGGCGCGCCATGTCAAACGCGAGGTCGATGCCGGCCACGAGGTTGCCGTCGTCGTTTCCGCCATGGCCGGCAAGACCAACGAGCTCGTCGAGTGGACCCGCGAAGCCTCGCCGATGCATGATGCGCGCGAATATGATGTGGTCGTTTCCTCTGGCGAGCAGGTGACTTCGGGTCTTCTGGCCATCGTGCTGCAGTCCATGGGCGTCAACGCCCGCTCCTGGCAGGGTTGGCAGGTGCCGATCAGGACCGACAGCACCCATGGCGCGGCCCGCATTGCAGATATCGACGGTTCGGATATCGTCAAGCGCATGGGCGAGGGGCAGGTTGCCGTCTGCGCCGGTTTCCAGGGCATCGGTCCGGACAACCGGATCGCGACGCTCGGCCGCGGCGGATCGGATACCTCCGCCGTTGCCATCGCTGCTGCGGTCAAGGCGGATCGCTGCGACATCTACACCGATGTCGATGGCGTTTACACCACCGACCCGCGCGTCGAGCCGAAGGCGAAACGCATGAAGAAGGTGGCCTTCGAGGAAATGCTGGAAATGGCCTCGCTCGGCGCCAAGGTGCTGCAGGTGCGCTCCGTCGAACTGGCCATGGTCCATAAAGTGCGCACATTCGTGCGTTCGAGTTTCGAGGCGCCGGATGCGCCGGGCATGGGCGACTTCGACAATCCGCCCGGGACCCTGATTTGCGACGAGGATGAGATTTTGGAACAGGAAGTCGTGACCGGCATCGCGTATGCCAAGGATGAAGCGCAGATTTCGCTGCGCCGCGTGGAAGATCGCCCAGGCGTTGCCGCCGCCATCTTCGGCCCGCTTGCCGAGGCTCATGTCAATGTCGATATGATCGTGCAGAACATCTCGGAAGAGGGCACGCACACCGACATGACCTTCACCGTGCCGGCGTCGGACGTGGAGAAGGCCAAGGCGGCGCTTGCCGCCAAGCAATCCGAAATCGGCTATGACGTGATCCAGAGCGAGACCGAGCTTGCCAAGATTTCGGTCATCGGCATCGGCATGCGCTCGCATTCCGGCGTTGCCGCATCGGCCTTCAAGGCGCTGTCGCAGAAGGGCATCAACATCAAGGCGATCACTACATCGGAGATCAAGATTTCCATCCTGATCGACGGCGCCTATGCCGAGCTTGCTGTCAGAACTTTGCATTCCTGCTACGGTCTCGATAAATAA
- the prmC gene encoding peptide chain release factor N(5)-glutamine methyltransferase, whose product MTTLSALYRKAVAAFAAGGLETPAEDARHLVSGVLGLSLTEMMTEGARVIEPDEEIAVSSAMERRLAREPVYRILGAREFFGLDFMLSAETLEPRPDTEILVEHALAFLKQTVRLKGAARFVDLGTGTGAIAVALLKNCAGATALATDIADGALETARANALINGVADRFETARGPWLDVTKGRYDMIVSNPPYIVSDVIDTLAPEVREHDPVRALDGGKDGLDAYRAIAAKASDHLAEDGIVALEIGFDQKDVVTAIFSEEGFALAQSHRDFGGNDRVVIFASARKS is encoded by the coding sequence GTGACGACGCTTTCAGCGCTCTATCGCAAGGCCGTTGCCGCCTTCGCGGCGGGAGGTCTTGAAACGCCGGCGGAGGATGCACGTCATCTGGTCAGCGGCGTGCTCGGCCTGTCCCTGACGGAGATGATGACCGAGGGCGCCCGCGTGATCGAGCCGGATGAAGAGATCGCCGTATCGTCCGCCATGGAGAGGCGGCTTGCGCGCGAACCCGTCTACCGCATCCTCGGCGCGCGCGAATTCTTCGGCCTCGATTTCATGCTGTCCGCCGAAACGCTGGAGCCGCGGCCGGACACGGAAATTCTGGTCGAGCATGCGCTTGCCTTTCTCAAGCAGACGGTTCGGCTAAAAGGCGCGGCCCGTTTCGTCGATCTTGGCACCGGAACCGGCGCGATTGCGGTCGCTCTGTTGAAAAATTGCGCCGGAGCGACCGCGCTTGCCACGGATATTGCCGACGGGGCTCTTGAAACCGCGCGCGCCAATGCCTTGATAAACGGTGTCGCGGATCGTTTCGAGACGGCGCGCGGACCATGGCTCGATGTGACGAAGGGGCGATACGACATGATCGTGTCAAATCCGCCCTATATCGTCTCGGACGTGATCGATACACTGGCACCCGAGGTCAGGGAGCATGATCCCGTCCGCGCGCTGGACGGAGGCAAGGACGGTCTTGACGCCTACCGCGCGATCGCGGCGAAAGCCTCGGACCATCTGGCCGAAGACGGCATTGTCGCGCTTGAGATCGGCTTTGACCAGAAGGACGTGGTGACCGCGATCTTTTCCGAAGAAGGGTTCGCACTTGCACAATCGCACAGGGATTTTGGCGGAAATGACCGCGTTGTCATTTTTGCAAGCGCCCGGAAAAGCTGA